The Mytilus galloprovincialis chromosome 4, xbMytGall1.hap1.1, whole genome shotgun sequence genome contains a region encoding:
- the LOC143073250 gene encoding SKA complex subunit 1-like has protein sequence MATLEDLAESFDGRLECIRTLVDLQFAAEEIDCNKHFETLLNEVEKLENVLSVMRSVVQKQKEESKQIQEVKLTFENMISHLQYSCQHVPVHIPQPAKKEAVHQEAKTKKENQKTSVKSGNGSNKGKSAEKNEKNSKKSGKCDVYVPTVEYVTVEEFEGVPKYMKGRLSYSQVNGAIDELNKPLKEKYKILSMKRTTLNDINRKRYEKFKLQETKDTAGEYFIVEEDIKEFSTLKIDNVGRAILTILRHCGRMKEIRGSGHIRYACLPVY, from the exons ATGGCAACACTGGAGGATTTAGCAGAAAGTTTTGACGGTCGCTTAGAATGTATTCGAACACTGGTAGATCTTCAGTTTGCAGCAGAAGAGATTGACTGTAACAAACATTTTGAAACCTTGTTGAATGAAGTGGAAAAACTTGAAAATGTCTTGTCTGTGATGAGATCTGTTGTTCAAAAACAGAAGGAAGAATCTAAACAAATACAG gAGGTTAAGTTGACATTTGAAAATATGATTAGCCATTTGCAGTATAGTTGTCAACATGTACCTGTACACATACCACAACCAGCAAAGAAGGAGGCTGTTCATCA GGAAGCAAAGACTAAAAAAGAGAACCAGAAAACTTCAGTTAAAAGTGGAAATGGAAGCAATAAAGGGAAATCTgcagaaaaaaatgagaaaaacagtAAAAAGTCAGGAAAATGTGATGTTTATGTACCAACAGTGGAATATGTAACAGTTGAAGAGTTTGAAGGAGTACCCAA GTACATGAAAGGGCGTTTAAGTTACAGCCAGGTGAATGGTGCCATAGATGAATTAAACAAGCCATTAaaggaaaaatacaaaatattatcaATGAAAAGAACAACTTTGAATGATATTAACagaaaaagatatgaaaaattcAAGTTACAGGAAACAAAAGACACAGCAG GAGAATATTTCATAGTGGAGGAAGACATTAAagaattttcaactttaaaaattgacaatgttgGACGTGCTATATTGACTATTCTGCGACATTGTGGTCGAATGAAGGAGATTAGAGGAAGTGGTCACATTAGATATGCTTGTCTCCCTGTATACTGA
- the LOC143073248 gene encoding uncharacterized protein LOC143073248 — MSVLCFDGEIIQIPEYIVRIVKRAQEIIASENEGKPTINILDGEVLSRSQTDESEPKVRGPDGNVQTLSEYILGIIRAAQKIVQEDSLQEEDIKDYDKFIDNTFEAMLSEVDSSDSNDESTAVIQGVVDKLIDEVCSSPKLKMPEMESSSVSTFHEEPQNVASETMNDADNKIEQAKNILENGITSAENIEMKNVVIEDDTNDAKDITKTEISNVSEEFREIEEIAVEKVEKISPDISNDELEKIAEKFVENICNDAKNEFFVEEENKANEKTDSIKDSDEGIDKDIKNQDKEETNEEDNGQIDKEEEEEASENKIQNHSAKVHPEDSKPAVANQEDITQTESLPTEGKSGKDQKYDVTKDKIKPKRRSRGIRNSFRRMFSCFSTKSSQLE, encoded by the exons ATGTCAGTGCTGTGCTTTGATGGCGAAATCATACAAATACCAGAATATATTGTAAGGATAGTTAAGAGAGCTCAAGAGATTATAGCCAGTGAAAACGAGGGAAAACCCACGATAAATATCCTAGATGGAGAAGTACTATCTAGATCTCAGACAGACG AATCTGAACCAAAAGTCAGAGGACCTGATGGAAATGTACAAACACTTTCGGAATATATTCTGGGAATCATTCGAGCGGCACAGAAAATAGTCCAGGAGGATTCTCTACAAGAGGAGGATATTAAAGATTATGACAAGTTCATTGATAATACTTTCGAAGCAATGTTGAGTGAGGTCGACTCCTCGGACTCGAATGACGAATCTACTGCTGTTATCCAAGGTGTTGTTGACAAG TTAATCGACGAAGTTTGTAGCTCACCAAAACTCAAGATGCCTGAGATGGAAAGTTCTAGTGTTTCGACCTTTCATGAAGAACCCCAAAATGTTGCATCTGAAACGATGAATGACGCTGACAATAAAATAGAACAGGCAAAAAATATATTGGAAAATGGAATAACGTCGGCTGAAAATATAGAGATGAAAAACGTAGTTATAGAAGACGATACAAATGATGCCAAAGACataacaaaaacagaaatttcGAATGTAAGCGAAGAATTTCGTGAAATTGAAGAGATTGCAGTAGAGAAAGTGGAAAAAATATCTCCCGACATATCAAATGACGAATTAGAGAAAATTGCAGAAAAGTTTGTCGAAAATATTTGCAACGATGCGAAGAATGAATTCTTTGTTGAAGAAGAAAATAAAGCCAATGAAAAAACAGACTCAATCAAGGACAGTGACGAAGGTATCGACAAAGACATAAAAAATCAAGACAAAGAAGAAACTAATGAAGAAGATAATGGCCAGATTGACAAGGAAGAAGAGGAGGAAGCATCGGAGAACAAAATACAGAACCATTCAGCAAAAG tgCATCCAGAAGACAGTAAACCAGCTGTGGCAAATCAAGAGGACATAACCCAAACAGAGAGTCTTCCTACCGAGGGTAAAAGTGGTAAAGACCAGAAATACGATGTGACCAAGGACAAAATAAAACCCAAACGACGATCCCGTGGAATCAGAAACTCTTTTCGTAGAATGTTTTCCTGTTTTTCAACAAAATCCTCCCAGCTGGAATGA